In Pseudothermotoga sp., a genomic segment contains:
- a CDS encoding glucose-1-phosphate thymidylyltransferase, with translation MKGLVLCAGKGTRLRPLTYTTAKHLIPVANKPIILYTLEFMKKAGVNEIGIVVSPENENLFRETLKDGSHLNMKIEYIVQPQPKGIAHAVYIARNFLKDEPFLLVLGDNLVFEDISSVVSLFESECVDSYILLARVKDPRAYGVAILENGRIVHVEEKPKEPKSDLAIVGVYLFRSGVFEAIENIKPSWRGELEITDAIGYLIQKGYTVKAHIIQGWWKDTGKPEDLLEANRRILDAIREDECFGKIDETTVIQGRVRISRGSIVANSLIRGPVVIGENCKIMNSYVGPYTSIGNEVILENCEVENSILMDESKLSNLSSRIDSSLIGKGVKISQNGKLPKAMKFIVGDLSSLEL, from the coding sequence ATGAAAGGCCTTGTACTCTGCGCTGGAAAAGGTACCAGATTGAGACCTCTCACGTACACAACAGCAAAACATCTCATCCCTGTTGCAAACAAACCGATCATTTTGTACACACTCGAGTTTATGAAGAAAGCCGGTGTGAACGAGATAGGCATCGTCGTGAGCCCTGAAAACGAGAATTTGTTCAGAGAAACACTGAAAGATGGTTCACATTTGAACATGAAAATTGAATATATTGTGCAACCACAACCTAAAGGTATAGCTCACGCTGTGTACATAGCGAGGAATTTTTTGAAAGATGAGCCATTCTTGTTGGTGCTCGGTGACAACCTCGTGTTCGAAGACATCTCGAGCGTTGTATCGCTCTTCGAATCCGAGTGTGTGGATAGCTACATTCTGCTCGCACGTGTGAAGGATCCGAGGGCTTACGGTGTTGCGATCCTCGAAAACGGAAGGATAGTACACGTTGAGGAAAAACCAAAAGAACCAAAGAGTGACCTGGCGATTGTAGGAGTATATCTCTTCAGATCTGGCGTTTTCGAAGCGATTGAAAACATTAAACCATCTTGGAGAGGAGAATTGGAAATCACGGACGCGATAGGCTATTTGATTCAAAAAGGATACACTGTCAAAGCACACATCATACAAGGTTGGTGGAAAGATACAGGAAAACCGGAAGATCTTTTGGAAGCCAACAGGCGTATACTCGACGCCATACGCGAAGACGAGTGCTTTGGAAAAATCGATGAAACGACGGTTATCCAGGGAAGAGTGCGCATCAGCAGAGGATCCATCGTCGCAAATTCTTTGATAAGGGGACCAGTTGTGATCGGTGAAAATTGCAAGATAATGAACTCTTACGTTGGACCATACACCTCGATCGGTAACGAAGTGATCTTAGAAAATTGTGAAGTTGAAAATTCCATACTCATGGACGAGAGTAAGTTGAGTAATCTTTCATCGCGGATAGACTCTTCCCTGATAGGTAAAGGCGTGAAGATCAGTCAAAACGGGAAACTCCCCAAAGCGATGAAATTCATCGTTGGAGATCTCAGCTCACTCGAACTGTGA
- the secF gene encoding protein translocase subunit SecF — MKKINVVNKRYLWLGVAAFFVALSLVFIFTRGFNFGVEFIGGSEILVRTEGNMIEQDLRQALIEISNDFAGARVTRVRSAGDPAGVVKFSVTVPKTFGVDEKQKIVNELEKKLTVKGFKAEVVSFNETGGTAAEEIRRLTWRAILITLVAILAYITLRFNFVFGVGAIAALVHDVLVTLGFFSMFRYEINVPAVAALLTLIGYSLNNTIVVYDRVRENMKKFKGKDIPTLIDESINQVLTRTLNTSLTTFIVVFVLLLFAGNTIKPFAFGLSVGVIVGTYSSLFVAVPLVLRWIKYR; from the coding sequence ATGAAAAAGATCAATGTTGTGAATAAAAGATATCTGTGGCTCGGAGTTGCGGCATTCTTTGTCGCTCTATCGTTGGTTTTCATTTTCACCCGTGGTTTCAATTTCGGTGTAGAGTTCATCGGCGGTAGTGAGATCCTCGTGCGCACTGAAGGAAACATGATCGAACAAGACTTGCGCCAAGCATTGATTGAGATTTCAAATGACTTTGCTGGTGCGCGAGTCACGAGGGTCAGATCGGCTGGAGATCCTGCCGGCGTTGTGAAATTCTCCGTGACGGTTCCAAAGACCTTCGGTGTCGACGAAAAGCAAAAAATTGTGAATGAATTGGAGAAGAAACTGACCGTGAAAGGTTTCAAAGCTGAAGTGGTCTCCTTCAACGAAACGGGGGGTACTGCCGCTGAGGAAATCAGAAGACTCACCTGGCGTGCGATCTTGATCACCCTGGTTGCCATTCTGGCTTACATAACGTTGCGTTTCAATTTTGTGTTCGGCGTTGGAGCGATCGCGGCACTCGTGCATGATGTCCTCGTTACGCTGGGATTCTTCTCGATGTTCCGATACGAGATCAACGTTCCTGCAGTTGCTGCATTGTTGACGCTCATAGGTTACTCTCTGAACAACACCATAGTTGTTTACGACAGGGTCAGAGAAAACATGAAAAAGTTCAAAGGTAAAGATATCCCAACGTTGATAGACGAGAGTATAAATCAAGTTCTCACAAGAACTTTGAACACTTCCTTGACGACGTTCATCGTCGTGTTCGTCTTACTGCTTTTCGCCGGAAACACGATCAAACCCTTCGCCTTTGGACTGAGCGTTGGAGTTATAGTGGGAACGTACTCATCGCTCTTCGTAGCGGTCCCCTTGGTGTTGAGGTGGATAAAATACAGATGA